The following proteins are co-located in the Haloarcula marismortui ATCC 43049 genome:
- a CDS encoding IclR family transcriptional regulator, translating to MDSSSGRRLQTTETSLAIIDAVNELGEARMSELADRLDLSTSTIHVHLKTLLDQEYLVKRGEQYRLGMKLFHLGEGARTRNEWYEVARRKTHELADSCGEEVTFAIEEYGRAITLFNVVANVPSKGFQVGRYYYLHNSAVGKAILAALPETRVNEILDRWGLPAETEYTVTDRETLLEDIARTEERGYSVNDQEAVEGLRSVGVPVTAPHGGVLGALDISGPLYRLPPNDELASMLQDVVDELESELGVQ from the coding sequence ATGGATAGCTCTAGCGGTCGTCGTCTCCAGACGACCGAAACCTCCCTCGCAATCATCGATGCGGTAAACGAGCTGGGGGAGGCTCGAATGAGTGAGCTTGCGGACCGGCTGGACCTCTCGACGAGCACCATTCACGTCCACCTCAAGACACTTCTAGACCAGGAGTATCTGGTCAAACGAGGCGAGCAGTACCGACTCGGCATGAAGCTGTTCCACCTCGGGGAAGGCGCTCGAACCCGGAACGAGTGGTACGAGGTCGCCCGTCGCAAAACACACGAACTCGCCGATAGCTGTGGTGAGGAGGTCACGTTTGCCATCGAAGAGTACGGGCGTGCGATAACGCTGTTCAACGTCGTCGCTAACGTCCCGTCGAAAGGGTTCCAGGTGGGCCGGTACTACTACCTGCACAACTCGGCAGTCGGGAAGGCGATCCTCGCCGCGTTGCCGGAGACCCGAGTCAACGAGATTCTCGACCGGTGGGGACTGCCCGCTGAGACAGAGTACACGGTCACCGACCGAGAGACGCTTCTGGAAGACATCGCCCGCACGGAAGAGCGCGGGTACTCGGTGAACGACCAGGAGGCAGTCGAGGGGCTTCGGTCGGTCGGCGTGCCGGTCACCGCCCCACACGGCGGCGTTCTCGGCGCACTCGACATCTCCGGCCCGCTGTATCGGCTGCCGCCGAACGATGAACTCGCATCGATGCTGCAGGACGTTGTCGATGAACTGGAGTCGGAACTCGGGGTACAGTAG
- a CDS encoding helix-turn-helix domain-containing protein translates to MDTDSSDMTAARSSGGLQLTLELEHPDCWMREVTAATAARLLVNAAYLVDGKVKAHVVAYAESAAAVEALVAATRASDHTHAVTEMDTRRSFGGISAPVNKATRTLLVEYGPEESIHDALVSHGFMNQEPIRIRDGTEYWTVAIDESRATIQEKLDAVCAQKDATITVTQITSATTGSRERDGLAVRQLSDRQREVFELARKRGYYDYPRAVSGSELADELGIAKTTFHEHLRKVEATLLGPSGTDRD, encoded by the coding sequence ATGGACACTGACAGCTCCGATATGACCGCTGCTCGGTCCAGCGGCGGCCTCCAGTTGACGCTCGAACTGGAGCATCCTGACTGCTGGATGCGGGAAGTGACGGCGGCCACTGCGGCCAGACTGCTGGTCAACGCTGCGTACTTAGTCGACGGGAAGGTCAAGGCCCACGTCGTCGCATACGCTGAGTCGGCAGCCGCGGTCGAGGCGCTCGTTGCGGCGACCCGAGCGTCGGACCACACTCATGCAGTCACGGAAATGGATACCCGCCGTAGTTTCGGCGGGATATCAGCACCGGTAAACAAAGCGACGCGGACGCTCCTCGTCGAATACGGCCCCGAAGAGAGCATCCACGACGCGCTGGTCTCACACGGGTTCATGAATCAAGAGCCGATCCGAATCCGCGACGGAACCGAGTACTGGACAGTCGCTATCGACGAATCGCGAGCGACGATACAGGAGAAACTCGACGCCGTGTGCGCACAGAAGGACGCGACGATAACCGTCACACAGATCACGTCGGCGACCACCGGTAGCAGGGAGCGGGACGGACTGGCTGTCCGGCAACTTTCCGACAGGCAGCGGGAAGTGTTCGAACTAGCCCGCAAACGCGGCTATTACGACTACCCGAGAGCGGTAAGCGGAAGTGAGCTAGCCGACGAACTCGGTATCGCGAAGACGACGTTTCACGAACATCTCCGGAAAGTCGAGGCCACGCTTCTCGGTCCCAGCGGCACTGACCGAGACTGA
- a CDS encoding DUF1611 domain-containing protein, giving the protein MDLRRKYDEDTPAIVLAEGEFGHPEGKTANGIVMHGELFDVQAVVDSTCPSSYAGAALDWSAADDVPVVETVTEALNQAPDAAVLVIGVAPAGGDLPEAWVEAIQRAMERGCDVVSGLHVFLSERPVWTERAQQHGVDLVDVRKPPSVSDLTLGDGRGDEADADVVLTMGTDCAVGKRTTTFELYRAATEAGLDAGWVATGQTGILVGADRGVVIDRVPADFVSGVVEDMVLDVARDHDIVFVEGQAALTHTAYGGVTLGLLHGAAPDAVVLADDPSRKARSHFDDLTVAGVEAERRAITDLTETTVAALSTWGDPEAETARTGLPAANIYDDDGPETLLAAVLGAL; this is encoded by the coding sequence ATGGACTTGCGGCGAAAATACGACGAAGACACGCCCGCCATTGTACTCGCAGAGGGGGAGTTCGGACACCCGGAAGGGAAGACGGCCAACGGTATCGTTATGCACGGAGAGCTGTTCGACGTGCAAGCCGTCGTGGACTCGACGTGTCCAAGCTCCTACGCCGGCGCGGCTCTCGATTGGTCGGCTGCTGACGACGTGCCGGTCGTCGAAACCGTCACCGAAGCGCTGAATCAGGCTCCGGACGCGGCCGTCCTTGTCATCGGTGTCGCGCCCGCTGGCGGTGACCTTCCAGAAGCGTGGGTTGAGGCCATCCAGCGCGCGATGGAGCGCGGCTGTGATGTTGTCTCTGGCCTGCATGTCTTCCTGAGTGAGCGCCCAGTCTGGACCGAGCGCGCCCAGCAACACGGTGTCGACCTCGTTGATGTCCGGAAACCACCGTCCGTATCTGACCTGACCCTTGGTGATGGTCGCGGGGACGAGGCCGACGCAGATGTCGTCCTGACGATGGGGACCGACTGTGCGGTCGGGAAGCGAACGACGACCTTCGAACTGTACCGTGCGGCGACCGAGGCCGGACTTGACGCCGGCTGGGTCGCAACGGGTCAGACCGGCATCCTCGTCGGCGCGGACCGCGGTGTCGTCATCGACCGGGTTCCGGCTGACTTCGTCTCGGGCGTCGTCGAGGACATGGTGCTCGATGTCGCAAGGGACCACGATATCGTGTTCGTCGAAGGACAGGCCGCCCTCACGCACACCGCATACGGTGGCGTGACGCTTGGGTTGCTCCACGGAGCGGCCCCCGATGCAGTCGTGCTAGCCGACGACCCCTCGCGGAAGGCCCGGTCCCACTTCGACGACCTCACCGTGGCCGGCGTCGAGGCCGAACGCCGCGCAATTACCGACCTCACAGAAACGACAGTCGCCGCCCTCTCCACGTGGGGCGACCCGGAGGCGGAAACCGCCAGAACAGGGCTTCCGGCGGCGAACATCTACGATGATGACGGCCCGGAGACACTCCTTGCGGCCGTTCTGGGGGCGCTATGA
- a CDS encoding dipeptide epimerase — protein MTRIERVSAEPLEHELDEPFEISLGTREKARNLVVAVETDSGIVGHGEGSPLPPVTGETQAAAVATARSVTSMLEGAPLADYRELVGEVRAAMPGAVSALFAVETALLDAYCRDRGIPLSELFGGAPTPVTTDITVPIVTPDAAAERATRAATAGFDHIKVKTGGAIDDDVARTVAVADAAPDATITVDANQGWTPKATEQFVDEVTAAGVDLALVEQPTPKDDIRGLSRTRDRLSVPVAADEAVFTPADATAVVRDGAADVINVKLGKSGLLGAAAIAAIAEAASLDCMLGCMLEGATGIATSAHLAAGLGAFDYVDLDGHLLFEECPPSMSSGPRIDIDGPGHGVSPPAAVSEATEN, from the coding sequence ATGACTCGTATCGAGCGCGTCTCCGCCGAACCGCTTGAGCACGAACTGGATGAGCCGTTCGAAATCTCACTCGGAACCCGAGAGAAAGCACGGAATCTGGTCGTTGCAGTGGAGACTGACTCAGGTATTGTCGGCCACGGGGAAGGGTCCCCGTTACCGCCAGTGACTGGCGAGACGCAGGCAGCTGCCGTGGCGACTGCTCGGTCGGTAACGTCGATGCTTGAGGGGGCTCCACTCGCTGACTACCGCGAACTTGTCGGCGAGGTGCGGGCCGCAATGCCCGGAGCGGTTTCGGCGCTGTTTGCTGTCGAGACGGCACTGCTCGACGCCTACTGCCGCGACCGGGGCATCCCGCTCTCGGAGCTGTTCGGCGGAGCGCCGACCCCAGTTACGACGGATATCACCGTTCCGATAGTCACGCCCGACGCGGCAGCCGAGCGAGCCACGCGCGCCGCAACTGCGGGCTTCGACCACATCAAGGTCAAAACCGGCGGGGCCATCGACGACGACGTTGCCCGAACGGTTGCGGTCGCGGACGCTGCACCCGACGCGACGATTACGGTGGACGCGAATCAGGGCTGGACGCCGAAGGCCACAGAGCAGTTTGTCGACGAGGTGACGGCGGCCGGGGTTGACCTCGCCCTAGTCGAACAGCCGACGCCGAAGGACGATATCCGCGGTCTCTCGAGGACCCGCGACAGACTCTCGGTCCCCGTCGCCGCGGACGAGGCCGTATTCACGCCGGCGGATGCGACCGCTGTGGTTCGTGATGGGGCCGCCGACGTGATCAACGTCAAACTCGGAAAATCAGGGCTCCTCGGGGCAGCTGCGATTGCGGCCATCGCTGAGGCCGCCTCGCTCGATTGTATGCTCGGCTGTATGCTCGAAGGCGCAACCGGGATTGCGACGAGTGCCCACCTTGCCGCTGGGCTCGGTGCCTTCGACTACGTCGACCTCGACGGCCACCTGTTGTTTGAGGAGTGCCCGCCATCGATGTCATCCGGCCCGCGTATCGATATCGACGGGCCGGGACACGGCGTTTCACCGCCGGCGGCTGTGTCAGAGGCGACTGAGAACTGA
- a CDS encoding polymer-forming cytoskeletal protein, protein MNETAIETVPLGSDPLSELDIPDGTTVEEHDLVTDGDVIVGGQSTVEFGVRGRTVIADERVRFGGHIEAEGDCRLDMWCDVADNVLVGEDAYIGERVHIGGELRVAGDLDIGDDVDIENGFEANGWIVIRNPMPTIVFLFVYLSQLLRIGEEDAAEEVIDEMLDDGSDEHDPVLIPRGASVSDDAWRVSTPATVGDDCRLHGNIRAKSLEVGRDTVVFGSLRAKDDIVVGRGTEIKGDVTTRSGTVRVGPGAKVWGDISGTTVELHENATVDGTIRASEEMRMHTETVLDRPDESAAAMAEMAESLEADTDTTEPAIERSDSDDTEPAADTADDNSATVDSATTDDGDIDGATSSDTSEDSPDVEEAAESAE, encoded by the coding sequence ATGAACGAAACCGCTATAGAAACCGTGCCTCTCGGCTCCGACCCGCTGTCCGAACTCGACATTCCTGACGGGACGACTGTCGAGGAACACGACCTGGTGACCGACGGTGACGTCATCGTCGGCGGCCAGTCGACCGTGGAGTTCGGCGTGCGCGGGCGGACAGTCATCGCCGACGAGCGAGTCCGCTTTGGCGGCCACATTGAAGCCGAAGGTGACTGTCGGCTCGATATGTGGTGCGACGTGGCGGACAACGTGCTCGTCGGCGAGGACGCCTACATCGGCGAACGGGTACATATCGGCGGCGAACTCCGTGTCGCTGGCGACCTGGATATCGGCGACGACGTGGACATCGAGAACGGGTTCGAGGCGAACGGCTGGATCGTCATCCGCAACCCGATGCCGACCATCGTCTTCCTGTTCGTCTACCTCTCACAGCTCCTCCGCATCGGCGAGGAAGACGCGGCCGAAGAGGTAATCGACGAGATGTTAGACGACGGGAGTGACGAGCACGACCCGGTTCTGATTCCACGCGGTGCGAGCGTCTCGGACGACGCCTGGCGCGTCTCGACGCCGGCGACGGTCGGCGACGACTGCCGACTCCACGGCAACATCCGCGCGAAGTCCCTCGAAGTCGGCCGTGATACGGTCGTCTTCGGGAGCCTGCGCGCGAAAGACGATATCGTGGTCGGCCGGGGCACGGAGATCAAAGGGGACGTAACGACCCGCAGCGGCACCGTCCGCGTCGGCCCGGGCGCGAAGGTCTGGGGCGATATCTCCGGGACGACCGTCGAACTCCACGAGAACGCGACGGTGGACGGAACAATCCGGGCCAGCGAGGAGATGCGGATGCACACTGAGACAGTGCTAGACCGGCCGGACGAGTCCGCTGCAGCAATGGCGGAGATGGCCGAATCGCTCGAAGCTGACACTGACACTACGGAGCCAGCCATCGAACGGAGCGATTCTGACGATACCGAGCCGGCGGCCGATACAGCCGACGACAACTCTGCCACTGTGGACAGTGCGACAACCGACGACGGAGATATAGACGGAGCGACTAGCAGCGATACGTCCGAGGACAGTCCCGACGTCGAAGAGGCAGCAGAGTCCGCAGAGTAA
- a CDS encoding DUF7537 family lipoprotein encodes MLLERRHLSLALVVLLIASAGCSGLFGSETGTGTSETPTSADANGPAPGSSGFDAGAIERGHFETLSNSSFTTSLSFQLSTVRDGKNRSVFINRTVAIDRESDRSLATGELVQASGDTLATTTYTADGTTAERRVLTRGDDRRTDYRSASPPYDGQVQPVNESSVIDRSLLQSLGSDINWTYAGTETVNGDSVSRFEATGSNVTGFAADNAVSTNVSANGTTDTASATVLVDEDGVVRSFQYRVTTERDGQPVTVTLSLSVSQVDDTTVAEPDWLANA; translated from the coding sequence ATGTTACTCGAACGCCGCCACCTCTCGCTTGCACTTGTGGTGCTATTGATAGCATCCGCTGGCTGTAGCGGGCTGTTCGGCTCTGAAACGGGCACGGGCACATCTGAGACACCGACCTCGGCTGATGCCAACGGCCCCGCACCCGGTTCGTCCGGCTTCGACGCGGGGGCCATCGAACGTGGACACTTTGAGACGCTGTCGAACTCGTCGTTTACCACCTCGCTGTCGTTCCAGCTTTCGACAGTCCGGGACGGGAAGAACCGGTCGGTGTTCATCAACCGAACCGTCGCTATCGACCGTGAGAGCGACAGGTCGCTGGCGACGGGCGAACTGGTCCAGGCCAGCGGCGACACGCTGGCGACGACGACCTACACGGCTGACGGGACCACCGCCGAGCGTCGAGTCCTCACCCGCGGTGACGACAGGAGGACGGACTACCGCTCGGCATCACCGCCGTACGATGGCCAGGTCCAGCCCGTCAACGAGAGCAGCGTCATCGACCGCTCACTGCTCCAGTCGCTCGGGTCGGACATCAACTGGACCTACGCCGGAACCGAGACGGTTAACGGTGACAGCGTCTCGCGGTTCGAAGCGACCGGGAGCAACGTCACTGGCTTCGCGGCCGACAACGCTGTCTCGACGAACGTCTCGGCCAACGGGACGACGGACACGGCCAGTGCAACGGTTCTCGTTGATGAGGACGGCGTCGTCCGGTCGTTCCAGTACCGGGTGACCACCGAGCGGGACGGCCAGCCGGTGACGGTGACGCTGTCGCTCTCTGTCTCGCAGGTCGACGACACCACCGTTGCGGAACCGGACTGGCTGGCGAACGCGTAG
- a CDS encoding alpha,alpha-trehalose-phosphate synthase (UDP-forming) yields MGPGVSGNAQNDAVPDSLVVVSNREPYSHEQDDDGEIQVQSAAGGLTSALDPVMQSRGGTWVAWGSGDADMAVADEGIVEVPPSDPAYDLKRVPLSDAAVQGYYYGYANQVLWPLCHEDTGRIWAEPAYWEQYRAVNEQFAEAVDTVADAGQPVWFQDYHLALAPRLVRERRPDATLLQFWHIPWPAPSVFRHCPHSDALLDGLLACDIIGFHTAGYAEQFLHCVDSAFPAATVDTDSGTVTRDGDRTRAVANPLGIDVGGVRDRARATDVASIRDTVLGGSRSDTSIRLALGVERLDYSKGIPERIEALAHLWDRRPDLRGDFTYVQKASRTREGIAAYRRYRADVVDAIERVNDRFGTDDWQPIVYTEANLDNETLAGLYRAAEVAVVTPHRDGMNLVAHEYPVACTDGDGALVLSELAGAATHLDGALTVNPHDIEAIADAIERALELDEAETSDRLSRLQHSVETLDSAEWVARQFSAGQSL; encoded by the coding sequence ATGGGCCCGGGAGTGTCAGGAAACGCGCAGAACGATGCCGTTCCGGACTCGCTCGTGGTCGTCTCGAACCGCGAACCGTATAGCCACGAGCAGGACGACGACGGCGAGATACAGGTCCAGTCCGCAGCCGGTGGCCTGACAAGCGCACTCGACCCGGTGATGCAGTCACGGGGCGGTACCTGGGTCGCCTGGGGTAGCGGCGACGCCGACATGGCCGTCGCCGACGAAGGCATCGTGGAAGTACCGCCATCTGACCCCGCGTACGACCTGAAACGCGTCCCGCTCTCCGACGCGGCGGTGCAGGGCTATTACTACGGCTACGCCAACCAAGTGCTCTGGCCGCTCTGCCACGAGGATACGGGTCGGATATGGGCAGAGCCGGCCTACTGGGAGCAGTACCGCGCCGTCAACGAGCAGTTTGCTGAGGCCGTCGATACGGTCGCCGATGCGGGCCAGCCGGTCTGGTTCCAAGACTACCACCTAGCGCTCGCGCCCAGACTGGTCCGGGAGCGACGGCCAGATGCGACGTTGTTGCAGTTCTGGCATATCCCCTGGCCCGCGCCGTCGGTGTTCCGGCACTGCCCCCACAGCGACGCGCTGCTTGACGGATTGCTGGCCTGTGACATCATCGGTTTTCACACGGCAGGGTACGCCGAGCAGTTCCTGCACTGCGTCGACAGCGCGTTCCCTGCGGCGACCGTCGACACGGACAGCGGGACAGTTACTCGCGACGGTGACAGGACGCGCGCCGTCGCGAACCCGCTGGGTATCGACGTCGGGGGGGTTCGGGACCGAGCGCGGGCCACTGATGTGGCCAGTATCCGGGATACCGTACTGGGCGGCAGCCGCTCGGACACGTCAATCCGTCTCGCGCTCGGCGTCGAACGGCTTGACTACTCGAAGGGCATCCCCGAGCGGATTGAGGCGTTGGCACACCTCTGGGACCGGCGGCCGGACCTGCGAGGCGACTTCACGTACGTGCAGAAGGCGAGCCGAACACGGGAGGGAATCGCCGCCTACCGACGGTACCGAGCGGACGTCGTCGACGCCATCGAACGCGTCAACGACCGGTTCGGAACCGACGACTGGCAACCCATCGTCTACACCGAGGCCAACCTCGACAACGAGACGCTCGCCGGGCTGTACCGGGCCGCAGAGGTCGCGGTCGTGACGCCCCACCGCGACGGGATGAACCTCGTCGCCCACGAGTACCCGGTCGCCTGTACCGATGGCGATGGGGCGCTCGTGTTGAGCGAACTAGCTGGCGCGGCGACCCATCTCGACGGTGCGCTGACGGTCAATCCACACGACATCGAGGCGATTGCGGACGCCATCGAGCGGGCGTTGGAACTGGACGAAGCTGAAACCAGTGACCGGCTTTCGCGCCTGCAGCACAGCGTCGAGACGCTCGACAGTGCAGAGTGGGTCGCCAGACAGTTCAGCGCCGGGCAGTCGCTGTAG
- a CDS encoding 6-hydroxymethylpterin diphosphokinase MptE-like protein, with the protein MEFRTWEPVYEAILDDFGYPRDGDERACDRFVELLGDDRTYDPASLGLDGAAVAVAGAGPSLESEADRAADADVVLAASTAADRLRAEGVAIDCMVTDLDKNADAGRELTAAGTPVVAHAHGDNIPALETHIPAYDSEFVVPTTQAAPASPVRNYGGFTDGDRAAFFADQFGAASLVFPGWDFEDPSVTAEKRQKLRWAERLLRWLEQRRGERFDVLDGRRDDIEPVATD; encoded by the coding sequence ATGGAATTTCGCACCTGGGAACCAGTGTACGAGGCTATCCTCGACGACTTCGGCTACCCTCGTGACGGCGACGAACGCGCCTGTGACCGCTTCGTCGAACTGCTCGGTGACGACAGGACGTACGACCCGGCGAGTCTTGGACTCGACGGCGCAGCGGTCGCCGTCGCCGGGGCCGGCCCGTCGCTCGAATCCGAGGCCGACCGGGCAGCCGACGCCGATGTGGTACTCGCGGCCTCCACGGCCGCCGACCGCCTCCGGGCGGAAGGCGTCGCCATTGACTGCATGGTCACGGATCTGGACAAGAACGCCGACGCCGGGCGGGAACTGACAGCTGCCGGGACACCAGTCGTCGCCCACGCTCACGGTGACAACATCCCCGCACTGGAAACACACATTCCGGCCTACGACAGCGAGTTCGTTGTGCCGACGACACAGGCGGCCCCTGCCTCGCCGGTCCGCAACTACGGCGGCTTCACTGATGGCGACCGTGCTGCGTTCTTCGCGGACCAGTTCGGTGCTGCCTCGCTGGTGTTCCCCGGCTGGGACTTCGAGGACCCGTCTGTGACGGCCGAAAAGCGCCAGAAACTCCGCTGGGCCGAGCGCCTGCTGCGCTGGCTGGAACAGCGCCGCGGCGAGCGATTCGACGTGCTTGACGGCCGACGCGACGATATTGAGCCGGTCGCTACCGACTGA
- a CDS encoding TIGR04024 family LLM class F420-dependent oxidoreductase, giving the protein MTARDVYLPVAAQPSVDTLVGMSQQAEDRGYDRVWLPETWGRDAVTTLTSIAEHTSTVGLGSSILNVYSRSPALLGQTAATLQEVSDGRFRAGVGPSGPIVIEGWHGREFESPLKYTRETVDIMKQVLSGETVDYDGDIFSLSGFRLRCEPPEPAPPVDAGGLGPKSVELAGRFADGWHALMLTADGLRDRLEDFEHGADLGDRDRADQRVTLSLTCCAMDDREQARELARQHVAFYIGGMGTFYRDALARQGYEDTAYEIAEQWGSGNKGAAVDAISDELLDSIAVAGTPEDCRDRIAQFEDIDGVDAINISFPRAAERDTIDTTIDVLAP; this is encoded by the coding sequence ATGACAGCGCGAGACGTGTATCTCCCGGTCGCAGCCCAGCCGTCGGTCGACACGCTCGTCGGGATGAGCCAGCAGGCCGAGGACCGAGGTTACGACCGGGTCTGGCTCCCAGAAACGTGGGGGCGGGACGCGGTGACGACGCTGACCAGTATTGCCGAACATACGTCGACGGTCGGCCTCGGCTCCTCGATTCTGAACGTGTACTCGCGGTCGCCGGCGCTGCTCGGCCAGACCGCGGCGACGTTACAGGAAGTCTCGGACGGCCGCTTCCGCGCCGGCGTCGGACCCTCCGGGCCTATCGTCATCGAGGGCTGGCACGGCCGTGAGTTCGAGAGCCCGCTCAAGTACACGCGGGAGACCGTCGACATCATGAAACAGGTGCTCTCCGGGGAAACGGTCGACTACGACGGAGACATCTTTTCGCTGTCCGGGTTCCGACTGCGCTGTGAGCCGCCCGAACCCGCGCCGCCCGTAGATGCCGGTGGTCTCGGCCCGAAGTCGGTCGAACTCGCCGGTCGCTTCGCCGACGGCTGGCACGCACTCATGCTGACCGCGGACGGCTTGCGGGACCGGCTGGAAGACTTCGAGCACGGCGCGGACCTCGGCGACCGCGACCGCGCCGACCAACGAGTGACGCTGTCGCTGACCTGCTGTGCGATGGACGACCGGGAGCAGGCCCGCGAACTGGCCCGTCAGCACGTGGCCTTCTACATCGGCGGGATGGGGACCTTCTACCGCGACGCGCTGGCCCGGCAGGGATACGAGGACACCGCCTACGAAATCGCTGAGCAGTGGGGGTCGGGCAACAAGGGGGCCGCCGTCGATGCCATCAGCGACGAGCTACTGGACAGCATTGCCGTTGCCGGCACGCCCGAGGACTGTCGCGACCGCATCGCACAGTTCGAGGACATCGATGGCGTGGACGCAATCAACATCTCGTTCCCCCGCGCTGCAGAACGAGACACTATCGACACGACCATCGACGTGTTAGCGCCCTGA
- a CDS encoding DMT family transporter, whose product MNPYALLGAAIVSELLGTTSLKLSEGFSRPVPSLGVVVGYGLAFYLVSLTLEDLPIGVVYGTWAALGIVGVAAIGIVVFDEPIDLPGAVGILLIIIGVYCVNVLSEMSAH is encoded by the coding sequence GTGAATCCCTATGCCCTCCTCGGAGCCGCGATTGTGTCCGAACTGCTCGGGACAACGTCGCTGAAACTCTCGGAAGGCTTCTCACGCCCTGTCCCCAGCCTCGGGGTCGTCGTCGGCTACGGCCTGGCGTTCTATCTGGTGTCGCTGACGCTTGAAGACCTCCCCATCGGCGTTGTCTACGGCACCTGGGCCGCGCTGGGAATCGTCGGTGTGGCCGCAATCGGAATTGTCGTGTTCGACGAGCCTATCGACCTCCCCGGTGCTGTCGGCATCCTGCTCATCATCATCGGTGTGTACTGTGTCAACGTCCTCTCGGAGATGTCTGCGCACTGA
- a CDS encoding haloacid dehalogenase type II, translated as MPFDPDRVTTITFDSYSTIVDVEAAQKALADRVDDPQPVSRLWRSRSLAYTFLANQIDAYKPFYEMNRDALQYAVDAHGVDITTEERDEILAVYHELDVFDDVRDGMNKLYDAGYDLYVVSNGNPEMLDSMVEFAGIGGLLEDTVSADEIQTFKPAAELYRHAAERTATNIEEIAHVTAGYFDVYGAMHAGMQGVWVNRDDGPWDAFAGQPDLTIGSFHDLHDELT; from the coding sequence ATGCCGTTCGACCCGGACCGCGTGACGACGATCACATTCGACTCGTACAGCACCATCGTCGACGTTGAGGCCGCCCAGAAAGCCCTCGCCGACCGGGTAGACGACCCCCAACCGGTATCCCGGCTCTGGCGCTCCCGCTCGCTGGCGTACACGTTCCTCGCGAACCAGATTGACGCTTACAAGCCGTTCTACGAGATGAACCGCGATGCGCTCCAGTACGCAGTAGATGCTCACGGTGTCGACATCACGACCGAAGAGCGCGACGAGATTCTCGCAGTCTATCACGAACTCGACGTGTTCGACGACGTTCGTGACGGCATGAACAAACTCTACGACGCCGGCTACGACCTCTATGTCGTCTCGAACGGCAACCCCGAGATGCTCGACTCCATGGTTGAGTTCGCCGGCATCGGCGGCCTGCTCGAAGACACCGTCAGCGCCGACGAGATCCAGACGTTCAAGCCAGCAGCAGAGCTGTACCGTCACGCAGCGGAGCGAACGGCGACCAACATCGAGGAGATCGCCCACGTCACCGCAGGCTATTTCGACGTGTACGGGGCGATGCACGCCGGGATGCAGGGTGTCTGGGTCAACCGCGACGACGGCCCGTGGGACGCCTTCGCCGGCCAGCCAGACCTCACTATCGGGTCGTTCCACGACCTTCACGACGAACTGACCTGA
- a CDS encoding potassium channel family protein: MAQTKRFVIAGGGRVGKQTAENLVDQGHDVLLIESDEERVEALSDAYIGPVIHGDATRPSILQQADLAEADAIAALTDEPGTNLAICMEAQQYAPSIRTIARAETEADHEYDEVVDATLLPEYLGGDHAADILTGEDIRTLVYPTADLDIIKVTVAPSAPVAGRRLDEIALPSGSLLISTADRTELAGADTVLKAEEQYILAVETDVVDEVLKLMRG, encoded by the coding sequence ATGGCCCAGACAAAGCGATTCGTCATCGCCGGCGGCGGCCGCGTCGGGAAACAGACCGCCGAAAACCTCGTCGATCAGGGTCACGACGTACTGCTGATCGAGTCCGACGAGGAGCGCGTCGAGGCGCTGTCAGATGCGTATATCGGGCCGGTCATCCACGGTGACGCCACGCGACCGTCGATTCTGCAACAGGCCGACCTGGCCGAGGCCGACGCTATCGCAGCGCTCACCGACGAACCGGGCACGAACCTCGCCATCTGCATGGAAGCCCAGCAGTACGCGCCCTCGATTCGGACCATCGCGAGAGCGGAGACGGAGGCGGATCATGAGTACGATGAAGTCGTCGACGCAACGCTGCTACCCGAATATCTCGGTGGGGACCACGCGGCAGATATCCTGACCGGGGAAGACATCCGGACACTCGTCTATCCGACCGCAGACCTCGATATCATCAAGGTAACCGTCGCCCCGTCCGCTCCTGTGGCGGGGCGTCGTCTCGACGAAATTGCGCTTCCGTCCGGCAGCCTGCTGATCTCGACGGCGGACCGAACGGAACTCGCGGGAGCTGATACGGTTCTGAAGGCTGAGGAGCAGTATATTCTCGCCGTCGAAACCGATGTCGTCGACGAAGTGTTGAAGCTTATGCGCGGGTAG